A window from Bosea sp. ANAM02 encodes these proteins:
- a CDS encoding GatB/YqeY domain-containing protein, whose amino-acid sequence MTSLRERFMPDMKEAMKAGEKEKVAAIRLIVAALKEKDIEARGAGKGEATDEEILGVLQKMIKQRQESIAIYDANNRPELAEGERGEVAVIASYLPKQMSEDEVKAAIDKAVTDTGATAVKDMGKVIGVLRAAYAGQMDFGKVSPMVKAALGG is encoded by the coding sequence ATGACGAGCCTGCGCGAGCGCTTCATGCCCGATATGAAGGAGGCGATGAAGGCCGGCGAGAAGGAGAAGGTCGCGGCGATCCGCCTGATCGTCGCCGCGCTGAAGGAAAAGGACATCGAAGCGCGCGGTGCCGGCAAAGGCGAGGCGACCGACGAGGAGATCCTCGGCGTGCTCCAGAAGATGATCAAGCAGCGCCAGGAATCGATCGCGATCTACGACGCCAACAACCGACCGGAGCTCGCCGAGGGCGAGCGTGGCGAGGTTGCGGTGATCGCGTCCTATCTGCCCAAGCAGATGTCTGAGGACGAGGTGAAGGCCGCGATCGACAAGGCCGTGACTGACACCGGCGCGACGGCCGTCAAGGACATGGGCAAGGTCATCGGCGTGCTGCGGGCGGCGTACGCCGGCCAGATGGATTTCGGCAAGGTCAGCCCGATGGTGAAGGCCGCGCTCGGCGGCTGA
- a CDS encoding type II toxin-antitoxin system VapC family toxin has product MNIVVDTSAVVAIITLEAEADAFAATMSSATRRIMTSVNLLEARLVLSFTKNMPLETVPDFVAREGVEIIPFDGALSDLAFEAYGRYGKGRHQARLNMGDCAAYALAKSRGWPLLYKGDDFSGTDIERA; this is encoded by the coding sequence GTGAATATCGTCGTCGACACCTCGGCCGTCGTCGCTATCATCACGCTGGAAGCGGAAGCCGACGCCTTTGCCGCCACGATGTCATCGGCAACACGGCGAATCATGACCAGCGTCAATCTGCTCGAAGCCCGGCTGGTCCTGAGCTTCACCAAAAACATGCCGCTGGAGACGGTTCCCGATTTCGTGGCTCGGGAGGGCGTCGAAATCATCCCCTTCGACGGCGCCCTCTCCGATCTCGCTTTCGAGGCCTATGGCCGCTACGGCAAGGGCCGCCATCAGGCCCGCCTCAATATGGGCGATTGCGCCGCCTACGCACTGGCGAAATCCCGCGGCTGGCCATTGCTCTACAAAGGCGACGATTTCTCCGGGACGGATATCGAGCGGGCCTGA
- a CDS encoding type II toxin-antitoxin system VapB family antitoxin, with protein sequence MALNIKDRETEEAVRLLARRRGLSLTEAVRHAVRSELDKDELSEEEKAQRVAAGRARMEEFYKKYGIKPAERSMTKEEMDDAIGYDENGFW encoded by the coding sequence ATGGCGCTCAACATCAAGGACCGCGAGACCGAGGAGGCCGTTCGCCTGCTCGCGCGCCGCCGCGGCCTGAGCTTGACGGAAGCCGTGCGCCACGCCGTCAGGAGCGAGCTCGACAAGGACGAATTGTCCGAGGAGGAGAAGGCGCAGCGCGTGGCGGCCGGGCGGGCTCGAATGGAAGAATTCTACAAGAAATACGGCATCAAGCCGGCAGAGCGCTCCATGACCAAAGAGGAAATGGACGATGCCATCGGCTATGATGAGAACGGCTTCTGGTGA